A window of the Nycticebus coucang isolate mNycCou1 chromosome 3, mNycCou1.pri, whole genome shotgun sequence genome harbors these coding sequences:
- the ITPRIP gene encoding inositol 1,4,5-trisphosphate receptor-interacting protein produces MAMGLFRVCLVVVTAIINHPLLFPRENATVPENEEEIIRKMQEHQEKLQLEQLRLEEEVARLAAEKEALERVAEEGKQQNEARAAWDLWSTLCMILFLIIEVWRQDHQDGLSPECPGGDEDELPGLSSSPLRGLTLPDKATLSHFYERCIRGATADTARTREFVEGFVDDLLEALRSLCNRDTDMEVEDFIGVDSMYENWQVDRPLLCDLFVPFTPPEPYRFHPELWCSSRSVPLHRQGYGKIKVVQADADALSCVCGKTKLGEDMLCLLHSKNNTVQPSGKMEDLLCARDSQHLDTMQVMKWFQIALTRAWHRIAHKYDFDLTFGQLDSPGSLKIKFRSGKFMPFNLIPVIQCDDSDLYFVSHLPREPSWDTLDSSTDWVLSFAVYERHFLRVTLKALPEGSCHLSCLQIASFLLSKQSRLTGPSGLSTYHLKTALLHLLLLRRATDWKAGQLNARLHDLLCFLEKSLLEKKLHHFFIGNRKVPEVMGLPEAVRRAEPLNLFRPFVLHRSLYRKTVDSFYEMLKNAPALVSEYSLHVPTDHASLPQKSVIL; encoded by the coding sequence ATGGCCATGGGGCTCTTCCGGGTGTGTCTGGTGGTGGTGACCGCCATCATCAACCACCCGCTGCTGTTCCCACGGGAGAACGCCACAGTACCAGAGAACGAGGAAGAGATAATCCGCAAGATGCAGGAGCACCAGGAGAAGCTGCAGCTGGAGCAGCTGCGCCTGGAGGAGGAGGTAGCCCGGCTGGCGGCTGAGAAGGAGGCCCTGGAGCGGGTGGCGGAGGAGGGCAAGCAGCAGAATGAGGCGCGTGCGGCCTGGGACCTCTGGAGCACCCTCTGCATGATCCTCTTCCTGATAATTGAGGTATGGCGGCAGGACCACCAGGACGGGCTCTCGCCCGAGTGCCCGGGCGGGGATGAGGACGAGCTGCCTGGGCTGAGCAGCTCTCCACTGAGGGGCCTCACCCTGCCGGACAAGGCCACGCTCAGCCACTTCTATGAGCGCTGCATCCGGGGGGCCACGGCAGACACTGCCCGCACCCGGGAATTCGTGGAAGGTTTCGTGGATGACTTGCTGGAAGCCCTGAGGAGCCTCTGCAACCGGGACACAGACATGGAGGTGGAGGACTTCATTGGGGTGGACAGCATGTATGAGAACTGGCAGGTGGACAGGCCGCTGCTGTGTGACCTCTTTGTGCCCTTCACGCCCCCAGAGCCCTACCGCTTCCACCCGGAGCTCTGGTGCTCCAGCCGCTCTGTGCCTCTGCATCGTCAGGGATACGGCAAGATAAAGGTGGTTCAGGCGGACGCTGATGCGCTGAGCTGTGTCTGCGGCAAGACCAAGCTGGGGGAAGACATGCTCTGTCTCCTCCACAGCAAGAACAACACGGTGCAGCCCAGTGGCAAGATGGAAGATCTGCTGTGCGCCAGAGATTCCCAGCACCTGGACACCATGCAAGTCATGAAGTGGTTCCAGATAGCCCTCACCAGGGCCTGGCACCGCATCGCCCACAAGTATGACTTCGACCTGACCTTTGGTCAGCTGGACAGCCCAGGGTCCCTCAAGATCAAGTTCCGCTCAGGGAAGTTCATGCCCTTCAACCTGATTCCTGTGATCCAGTGTGATGACTCAGACCTGTACTTTGTCTCCCATCTTCCCAGGGAGCCCTCCTGGGACACCCTGGATTCCAGCACGGACTGGGTTTTGTCCTTTGCAGTGTATGAGAGACACTTCCTCCGAGTGACCTTAAAGGCACTGCCCGAGGGCTCCTGCCACCTCAGCTGCTTGCAGATTGCCTCCTTCCTGCTCTCCAAGCAGAGCCGCCTGACAGGCCCCAGCGGACTCAGCACCTACCACCTGAAGACCGCCCTGCTGCACCTCCTGCTCCTGAGGAGAGCCACCGACTGGAAGGCTGGGCAGCTCAACGCTCGTCTGCACGATCTGCTCTGCTTCCTAGAGAAAAGTCTGCTTGAGAAAAAGCTCCATCACTTCTTCATTGGTAACCGCAAGGTGCCAGAGGTCATGGGACTCCCTGAGGCTGTGCGCAGAGCTGAGCCTCTCAACCTTTTCCGGCCCTTTGTCCTGCATCGAAGTCTCTACCGTAAGACAGTGGACTCCTTCTATGAGATGCTTAAGAATGCGCCGGCACTTGTCAGCGAGTATTCCCTTCATGTCCCCACTGACCATGCCAGTCTGCCCCAGAAATCTGTCATCTTGTAG